The genomic DNA TCCTCCCACCCGAATGGACCACGACGttcatccccctccaagaTAGATGTCCCGTTTCCTCGTTCGAATCGATCCAAGCCATGTTCAAAGCCGATACCGGACAAGACCTTTTGGATTACTTTTCCGAGTTCTCCCCCGAGCCGATAGGTGCCGCCTCTCTTGCGCAGGTCCATATGGCTACGATCAGGGAAACTGGCCAAAGGGTCGCCGTCAAAGTACAGCACCCATCCCTTAAGAAATGGGCCAAACTCGACATGAACCTCACCTCGTTTACCTTTTCCACATTGAAGCGCTTCTTTCCTGAATATGACCTCGAGTGGCTATCCTCCGAAGTAGAGGTTTCGTTACCGCAAGAACTCAATTTCGAATGCGAGGCTGAGAATTCGAAACGGACAAAGGAGTACTTTGGGAGTCTGTCACAGCCTCTGCCGCTGGTGATCCCGGATGTGCTCTGGGCGAAGAAGCGCATTTTGGTTATGGCATGCGAAACGGGCAAGAGACTGGATGATTTGGACTACATGGACTCGCAAGGGATCGACAGAGACGAGGTATCTGCCACCTTGGCGAGGATATTCAACGAGATGATTTTTGGTGAGGGGGCCCCGCTGCACTGCGATCCTCACGGAGGCAACATCGCCATTCGAAAGAACGACACTAGAAGAAGAGGGCCGAACTTTGATATTGTGCTCTATGACCACGGGCTGTATAGAGATATCCCCCaggatttgaggaggagctaCGCCAAGATGTGGCTGGCAGTGATTGATGGGGATATGGAAGGGATGAAGAAGTATGTCAACGAGGTGGCGGGCATTGGGGAGGACAAGTTCCCTCTGTTTGCCTCGGCCATCACTGGGAGGGACTTTATGATTGTGAGCGACACCAATGAGGGTGGTGTGATGAAGCCGAAGGAGGCGAGCGAGCAAAAGACCATGAGCACTGCGTTGCAAGAGGGTTTGCTGGCGGACTTGGTGCAGATGTTGGGACAAGTGCCGAGAATTATCCTTTTGATTCTGAAGACGAACGACTTGACGAGGAGTCTGGATGAGAGTTTGCATACAAAGCAGGGGCCGGTCAGACAGTTCCTGATTCTGGCCAGGTATTGCATGCGGACGGTGTTTTACGAGCAGCTGgaagagatcaagaagggAGGGAGTCTGTACTGGCCACCAAACGCCATCAGGGTGTTTGCTGCCTGGCTGGGATTCTTGAGAGTAGAATTGAAGCTTGAGGCGTTTGAACTTTGGTTGAGCGCGAAGCGGTTGCTGGGATACAAGAACTTGGGGTTAGAGGCGGCTGCATGATGCCATAGACGCGAGTGTATATGAGATGCCGCGTTTAGGCAGACTCTCAAGTATTCAGGCAGCCATGTTTGAGCGAGTGAGTGAGTATGTGTGTCTGTCCTTTTCTCATACGATGCTGATCTGGGCTGTGACAAACGGTGACGAGACGAATTGTCTTCAGGACTTTGAATTCATGGCAGATCACCTCGGATTGGACCTCGTAAAAGTCCTGAACCGGGACACCATACCATCCTGAGAACAGGGGTCCGACCAGCCCTATGAGGCGCGTCGCCTCTGCCAAGAGCCCAGGCAGCTAGCTCATGGTTTCAAAGTACCACCACGCCTCGTTGTAAcaacacatcatcaccgtAGACATAGTTTTGTACAggcctcttcaccctctccgctCCCTTTCTCATCAATCAACCGGACATATTTATCCTGcacagcaaccaccatcgttcaccaccacctacagACATCTCACCCAACAGTCCCCTCACCGCCAGTCCGTCACCAtgctctcctccatcaaatggcccttcctctcctcctcctccgaagaaaagaaacccACACCCCACCCTCACATCCAACCCCACAAGCCCATCCAAACCAAATacgtctccctccccgtcgacatcccctcctctttcctctccctcacccccgaccCGGCCCTCGTCCCAGACGCAAAACCAAtcaccttccaccccctAGACTGGacctcaaccgccatccCCGAAAACAAGGGGAAGCTAGCCTTCATCCTCGAAAACGTCCTCTCCCCTTCGGAATGTGGCCAACTGATCGAGTACGCAGAGGAATCAGTACCGCTGGATAGCCCGACCGCCGCCTCTGGCGCAAACAACGGACCCTGGAGCCCGGCGCTGGTGAATGTGGGCTCAGGATTCGAACTTTATGAGCCGAGCTACAGGCGGAGCGACAGGATCATTTGGGATACAAAAGAAGTCGCGGACAGGATTTGGGAGCGGTGTTTGagtgtggaggggttgaggagggagattgagGTTATACAGGGGCAGGAGAGGATCAAGA from Podospora pseudoanserina strain CBS 124.78 chromosome 2, whole genome shotgun sequence includes the following:
- a CDS encoding hypothetical protein (EggNog:ENOG503NVI9; COG:S; BUSCO:EOG09261JCQ) — its product is MLSSRASLAATRRLGPTTSFAQQAGWTCAKCRNSIPTLRKGVPSLLRANGPTTRRYGSKTGDNGGRQDHNYGGRSRARRSAVLAATGGGVAAAAATVGGSLLAFGDDIKNSYEAMERTGRVAAALVLCINDYYTTLGRRDKVEKPEEKETLLKACHQRCADRTLKVLEQSGGIFIKLGQHLSAMNYLLPPEWTTTFIPLQDRCPVSSFESIQAMFKADTGQDLLDYFSEFSPEPIGAASLAQVHMATIRETGQRVAVKVQHPSLKKWAKLDMNLTSFTFSTLKRFFPEYDLEWLSSEVEVSLPQELNFECEAENSKRTKEYFGSLSQPLPLVIPDVLWAKKRILVMACETGKRLDDLDYMDSQGIDRDEVSATLARIFNEMIFGEGAPLHCDPHGGNIAIRKNDTRRRGPNFDIVLYDHGLYRDIPQDLRRSYAKMWLAVIDGDMEGMKKYVNEVAGIGEDKFPLFASAITGRDFMIVSDTNEGGVMKPKEASEQKTMSTALQEGLLADLVQMLGQVPRIILLILKTNDLTRSLDESLHTKQGPVRQFLILARYCMRTVFYEQLEEIKKGGSLYWPPNAIRVFAAWLGFLRVELKLEAFELWLSAKRLLGYKNLGLEAAA
- a CDS encoding hypothetical protein (EggNog:ENOG503Q4US; COG:S), translating into MLSSIKWPFLSSSSEEKKPTPHPHIQPHKPIQTKYVSLPVDIPSSFLSLTPDPALVPDAKPITFHPLDWTSTAIPENKGKLAFILENVLSPSECGQLIEYAEESVPLDSPTAASGANNGPWSPALVNVGSGFELYEPSYRRSDRIIWDTKEVADRIWERCLSVEGLRREIEVIQGQERIKKVTGRGEWHGDGGRGRWVMRRMNERLRFLRYEKGGFFQPHCDSAYYASMDKEKVVKTLLTVHIYLNDCKATAEDPDSTELVGGATTLFSSDEKRRYDVECKAGRVLVFQHSAVLHSGDEVKQGVKFSVRSDVLYEQVLAKEEEQDEAEEEVEEEEEGEGSK